ATGAATATCACGATTTTTTTACGAAGATTAGAACGGATTTTCCGGATTGCATCATTGTTCACATTGGTTATACATCAAAGGCATCTTCTTCTTTTCAAAATGCAGTAATTACATCCGAGAATTTTGATAATCTACTTTTAATTGACACTTTGAATGTTACGGGTGGATTGGCTGCTATTGTGTTGTATGCGGTTAACTTGTTAGAGAATGATCCTGCGATTGAACCTGATAGCTTAGTAGAAAAAATTGAAGCGATTATTCCTAAATCAAGGCTTGCTTTTGTTCCCGGCAGCCTGGAGTTTTTACGAGCGGGTGGTCGTGTAAGCAATGTGGCTTATCTAGGAGGGGCTCTGTTAAAAATAAAGCCGCGAATTGAATTGATTGAAGGTAAACTTGTTTCAACAAAGAAATATCGCGGGAATATGTATGCTGTTTCAGAAAAACTGCTGCAGGATTATTTGAATCAATACGATATCGACCGGGAACAACTTTATTTTCAATACTCACCAGGACTCGATGAAGGCATCAAACAGCGGATGGATGAAATTGCAAAAGACAATGGATTCAAAAATGTAAAATGGATGCAAGCTGGTGCTGTAATTTCTACTCATGCGGGACCCGGAGGATTCGGGGTCGCAGGGTTGGAAGTTTAACAGATCGGCGGGGCATGGATTCAGGTCCCTTGTCCCGCTTATAGCCTCAATCCTCCAATCCAATAACCACTACCGAATCAACAATCCCCCAGCAATTCCTGCTTGGTGTATTTACAATCCAGGTTAGAACCGGATTCCTCGTATTTTTCAAGAATCAGGTGGTACAATATGGAATGCATTTTAAATACTATTTTTTGGAGGTAACATGCTTACATTTGACGAAAAACTGGCTATTATTGAATCATTTCCTGAACTGCAGCGAAGGGACATATCCCTTGGCCGTGTGAATTTTCATTTTGAAGAGAGTGTCATGGATAAGAAAATCGTGGTATATCGCCTGCATCCAAACGGGAACGGATTTGTATATGCTGAACAGATAGATGATAACTATGAAACTGATTCAAAAGGGATGGTGAACATCCGTGACTTTACGGAGCAGGAGCTTCGTAGGGTGATTCAACAATCTATTGATTCTCTATCTGAATCAGGGCCTTTGGAGGAAACGTGGATAAACGCGGAAAACGAAACGCTCAAACTGGTTCATGATTTTGACTTATGGAATATTTATGCAGGAGAGATGCTTGACGCAACCTACCCAACTTATAATGGCGCAGCAGACTATCTTCAACAGGAAGGGTTCAGGCGTTTACAGGGCGGAGATGCTGAATAGGGTTAAAAGAGTGCCTATCACTCAGTACTTAAAAAATCTCCGTTATAGTTTTCCTATAACGGAGATTGTTTTACAAAACCCTCTCTATATAATTCCCATATCCCTGTAGTATTGGCAGTCCCCGCTCGTTAAGTGCTGACCAAATTTTTCGGTCCAGCGCATATGGGCCTTTATTCTTTAACGCCTCAACTTCTTCCTCGGAAATACTCATTTCATAGTATCTGACCCCTTTCTTAACAACAAATTCATAGTCAGCAAACTTCTTAATATTTACTTCATAGTTGTTGTCCCATTCCTTTAATTGATTTTCAATACAAGTTCCAACATGAATTAAATACGCTTCTCCACTATAATTTTTGGACATATATCCCCTTATCCATCCACTGCTGTTCATCATTAGACATCCCCTTCATTTTAATTTCCTTACTAAAAACAAATGGATAACAAAAATAGCCCTTCATTGCAAAAATGCAACAAAGAGCTACGGCCGTTTGTCATCATTCAAAGCAATGCTTTGCTGGTTGAAGCACCTTACCGCCAGGCAGGTTGCTGTGAAGTCGTCGAGCCAGTACTCTCGTTCACTCTTGATAACACTATTAAGTTATTTTCTATTTTACATGATTAATTGGAAATGTAAAGCTTAACTGATTTATTATTGGACGGGAAACACTACCACTCTCCCCTTCTTACCATTAAAAATCTCCTTCAACCTGGAAATAATCCATGTACCGTGTGACCCGATTAATCTCAGCACATAATTTATCCCTGTTACATCGCTGAATATCCACCGCTCCAGTTCCTTATCATCAAATTCAGGGTGTGACAGTTGGTAATATATGCGGAATTTAATAAATTCGCTCAAAAAATTTTCACTCATTGCATCATAGATATACCAGTCATCGGAATGTTTGATTTTGACAACACCAAGTCCGAGTATGTTTATCAGGTTATAATCAATTCTATGATTATCCACACCATACAGCCGTTCCACTGCACCATCCGGAAATGGAGTGTTTGTCACCACCTCAACGTCCAGCTCTGGAATCATTTCGGTTAGATCCAGATAGTACATTTCGTTCTTCATCGGTATCATTTTAGTTCCCCCTGACTCAGTTCTATTTATACATTTAACTTTAACAAAAGAGATATACATCTTTTCGCTCAGGACATACGTTTGGTATTTTGGGATATAAAAAAACACCTTTGCAGAGAAAGATGTTACTCATTATATGGAATTTTTTTAGCTAAATATGCTTGAATGGAGTCTGGCAACAGCCGAAAGAACAACCCTCTATATTTGATATCAAACAGCCCAGCAATGAGGAGAATTATAACAATTAATAATATTCGTTTCCCGTTCTTTATCATTTTAAAAGCTCCCAACCAAAGAATTGCAACTCTACGTTTTAATTTACCATAATCGCATTAAATGCAAAAATAAAACCGTACTCCTTCTTGAATACGATTTCCAAACGATCATCTATTCAGCATTTCTTTTTCTCTTCTCAACTGTTCCATTCGGATATCTCCCTGCAGAAATTTTCTTACCTCTTCAACGCTCAGTCCGAATTCCTTTGCTGTTTTAATCAGGAGTATCCATTCTTCATCAAGTTTGCCGATTCGTTTTTCTTTCATAAACTCCTCCTTTTGGTACGGTGTGTACCTCAGATCGTTTAATCTCCCGCCCACGTCTTTCTAAGAGTGTTTTTTTGACTGGTTTTTTTGTGGAAAAAATCAATTGAGAACCATTTTATAAAATACTCTAGCAAAACAAGCATTACCATCTCATTACTATTACTGCCTTTAAAATAATTTCTTAAAAGCTCTGTTCCAATTTTTCAAGCCGATTTTGCAGGTGTACGTCATAATGATAATAATGAAGTGCAAGTTTCATATAATAGCTGCATTCCCTGTGATTTTTACGTTTTTCATAGTATTCTGCCAGGTAAAGAGCCATCGTGCCCAGTTCTTTTTCCAGTTGGTTGCGAAGGTTTATAAACCAATCTTCATACAGCCCAGGCAGCGGATTATCAGATACTTTTCCAAGTAACAGCTTATATGTTGCAGCACGTGCATCATCGTTCACCTGTTGGTGGGCCAGCCCTATTTTTTCTGTATAGTTCCGTAAATCAGACTGGACATTGCCAAGTAAAAACACATGTTCCTTATCACTGGTAAGAACGGGTGATTTGCCGTTAAGCTCCAGCGTTTTTTTCAGGTGATGCAATGATACGCGCAGACTATTTTTGGCACTCTTCAGATCCACATCCGGCCAGAACGTATCACATAATTCGTCCCGTGTTGCTGACTGCTGGTAAGCTAGATAAACGAGCAGCTGCTTTGCTTTTCTTTTTCCCCACAAACCGTGAATCCGCTTGCCATTCAGGTAAACGGCAAACCCATTGAGAATATCAACGTTAAGTTTGAAAGTGGAATCCTTTGCCGTTAATTCATGCATTTCGGTATATAATTGGGTGGTAAGTTTTTTTCGATAGGTGTTTTGTGTATTTTCATGGGGTGCGGTGCTATTTTCGATGAATTGATGAATCCACTCCACCGTCAGTTTCGGCTGGTCCATCTGCATCATGAAGGAAGCATTAGGAATAATATAATGTCTGGCGTTTTGGTATAAATGCAGACTTGCTCCAAAAAGCTCCGGTGGATAAATATCATCTTCACCGCCTGACAGAAGCAGGGTTGGCACCTTTATGCTGCCAAGTTGCTGTGCGGCATTTCCTTCAAAATGATTACGAAATAACTCAAAGTATAATGTGGGGGAAACTTTGTCGTATGCCTGAAATAATATAGAAGCTTTTTCTTCAGTGAGCGGATAACAATTTTGTGTAATAATCATTTTGGCAAGTGAATAAAGCGACCCTTCTTCCTGGACCCATTTTCTTCGCTCGCCAATTATCTCATTGCCAAGCTGCTTCGGATAATACACCGGGGATGTCATCAATGTTAATGTTTTCATATTCCCATCATGATCCTCTGTTGCGTACTGTACGCCAATAAACCCTGAGAAACCCTGTGCAATAATATGATAATTATTGATAGCCAGTTCTTGTATAAGAAAACGTAAATCCTCTGTTAACATGGAAAGATTCCTCGTTTCCTCACCAGCATCACTTTTTCCATGGCCGCGAAGATCGTACATGAGTACATGATAATTCTGCAAAATATACGGCATGGCAAACTCCCAGCTGCGCATGTCTGGTCCCAATCCGTGAATGAGAATCAGTGTATCTGTTGCTGACGGGTTTTCTGACGCAATTTTCCGGTAATGGATGGATACATTATCACGCTTTATATACGTCATGAACATCACCTCCGACCATGACTTTATACCTAGTATATTGGAAATTTATGTATGATTCAATAATAAAGATGGAATTTTCCCACAACAATTATTGTAAATGATATCTTATACAAAATAATGTATATGCTTATCAACGCAAAAAAACGCTACTTTTTATAATAGCGTTAAGATCAGTTAGCGCGAAGCCTTACAACCGCCCTGAGCCACTGGGACAGGTTCCTTGTCTCATTATGCGATCAGGGCTGGCTCGATGTTGCGCTCTCGAAGTTGTGAACTTTGGCATTTTAATTGTGAACTTCGAGCAACCCAATTGTGAACTTTGGGGTTTTGCCTGTGAACTTTGGCGAATTCCCTGTGAACTTTGGCGAAAAGCAGCCATTCATTTTATTTTGCCAGCATCCGGCCAATCTCAGTTCGTTAAATCTCCGCAATATGGTGCCGGAAATCGATGCGGAATTCTATACCCGCTCCACAACACTCTCCACTTCAACACCCTTCAATGCCTGTGATGCCAAATGATCCGCTTCCCTATTCTGCTTCCGTGGGATAAGTTCATATTCCGGGTCAATACCTATTCGCTCGAGATGTTCTTCAATTCGGTCAGCCAATCTGGATAATTCCGCTTCATAACATGGCCATTCACCTTTAAGCTGATTGACGACAACCTGCGAATCACCCGTAAACGTAACCGGCATATGATGAACACCCAGCTGCTCCACTTCCTGCAGTGCCAGGTGAAGTGCTGCATATTCCGTTTCATTGTTCGACTGCAGTTCATCAATCATTGCATTTTTGCGGATCCGATAAGATTTGTCATTCTGCTCGTAATAGATTGCACAGCCCAGCCCGGACTTTTTCGTTTGTAAATCAAATCCGCCATCAAAGTAAACCGTCACATTATGCGGCTCTGTCCGGATCTCTTCCAGCTGTTTTTTCAACTCTTTCAAATTCCATCGGTACTCATACCTGTCGATGAACAGGATATTTTTCATGCGGCCGGTTTTCTCCAGATCCTCAGCCAATAGCAGCGCTTTTTTGGCCGGCATCTCTTCTGAATAAAATACCGTTTCCGTTCCTTTTTGGGTTTTGTATGTAAATTCGATTCTGACGTTCATGCGGATTCATCCTTTTATTGGGAGTGGCATTCTTATGTATAGTTTGTCATGGACTGGGGGTATTATGTGCTGTGTTATAGTGCCGGGAACTTTTTAGCCGAAAAGAAAAGAATCCTATTCCGGTCAGAACGGAGAAGGATTCAAAAGACACCTAACGAGGTCAGAAGGGGATTAACTCCCCTTTCCGCTTCCACTATTTTTAATAAGGGTATGATATCTCCCTGACCCTCTACAGGAAGAGATAAAAATAATGAAAATGTTGTCTAAT
The genomic region above belongs to Virgibacillus doumboii and contains:
- a CDS encoding DegV family protein; amino-acid sequence: MRRIILSTESGADIPRKLADKHAVQVVPMHVVMDGEDYLDGSLPVTDIFDYYERTKRIPSTTSTNSNEYHDFFTKIRTDFPDCIIVHIGYTSKASSSFQNAVITSENFDNLLLIDTLNVTGGLAAIVLYAVNLLENDPAIEPDSLVEKIEAIIPKSRLAFVPGSLEFLRAGGRVSNVAYLGGALLKIKPRIELIEGKLVSTKKYRGNMYAVSEKLLQDYLNQYDIDREQLYFQYSPGLDEGIKQRMDEIAKDNGFKNVKWMQAGAVISTHAGPGGFGVAGLEV
- a CDS encoding anti-repressor SinI family protein, which codes for MKEKRIGKLDEEWILLIKTAKEFGLSVEEVRKFLQGDIRMEQLRREKEMLNR
- a CDS encoding alpha/beta hydrolase, producing the protein MTYIKRDNVSIHYRKIASENPSATDTLILIHGLGPDMRSWEFAMPYILQNYHVLMYDLRGHGKSDAGEETRNLSMLTEDLRFLIQELAINNYHIIAQGFSGFIGVQYATEDHDGNMKTLTLMTSPVYYPKQLGNEIIGERRKWVQEEGSLYSLAKMIITQNCYPLTEEKASILFQAYDKVSPTLYFELFRNHFEGNAAQQLGSIKVPTLLLSGGEDDIYPPELFGASLHLYQNARHYIIPNASFMMQMDQPKLTVEWIHQFIENSTAPHENTQNTYRKKLTTQLYTEMHELTAKDSTFKLNVDILNGFAVYLNGKRIHGLWGKRKAKQLLVYLAYQQSATRDELCDTFWPDVDLKSAKNSLRVSLHHLKKTLELNGKSPVLTSDKEHVFLLGNVQSDLRNYTEKIGLAHQQVNDDARAATYKLLLGKVSDNPLPGLYEDWFINLRNQLEKELGTMALYLAEYYEKRKNHRECSYYMKLALHYYHYDVHLQNRLEKLEQSF
- a CDS encoding reverse transcriptase-like protein translates to MNVRIEFTYKTQKGTETVFYSEEMPAKKALLLAEDLEKTGRMKNILFIDRYEYRWNLKELKKQLEEIRTEPHNVTVYFDGGFDLQTKKSGLGCAIYYEQNDKSYRIRKNAMIDELQSNNETEYAALHLALQEVEQLGVHHMPVTFTGDSQVVVNQLKGEWPCYEAELSRLADRIEEHLERIGIDPEYELIPRKQNREADHLASQALKGVEVESVVERV